Proteins encoded in a region of the Nicotiana tomentosiformis chromosome 9, ASM39032v3, whole genome shotgun sequence genome:
- the LOC104096703 gene encoding fruit-specific protein-like, whose protein sequence is MAYFKQAFLLIALFVAITVNLSGSPKMQVMALRDLPEDVASMKNKLLPLGDIITCLKYCNVESDCSDGWVCYNCVPSAFKGWRSQCDKLTATGEGYFGTKLRAKHSKI, encoded by the exons ATGGCATACTTTAAGCAAGCTTTTCTCTTGATTGCTCTCTTTGTTGCAATTACAG TTAATCTCTCTGGGTCTCCTAAGATGCAAGTGATGGCTTTACGAGACTTACCCGAAGATGTTGCATCGATGAAAAATAAATTACTTCCATTAGGTGATATAATAACTTGCCTTAAATATTGCAACGTCGAAAGCGATTGCAGTGATGGATGGGTTTGTTACAATTGTGTTCCATCTGCATTTAAGGGATGGAGATCTCAATGTGACAAGCTTACTGCTACTGGTGAAGGTTATTTTGGAACTAAACTTCGCGCTAAGCACAGCAAAATATAA